From the genome of Methylocystis bryophila, one region includes:
- the cysK gene encoding cysteine synthase A: MSNIPYFTPPAKPGRGRIYDSITQTIGDTPIVRLDRIAAEKGVKANLLAKLEFFNPIASVKDRIGVAMIESLEKSGRIAPGKTVLIEPTSGNTGIALAFVAAARGYRLILVMPESMSIERRKMLALLGAELVLTPAALGMKGAVAKALELAAENPGSVIPQQFENPANPEIHRLTTAEEIWNDTAGAIDYFVSGVGTGGTITGVGQALKTRKPDLRIVAVEPEDSAVLSGRPPGPHKIQGIGAGFVPSILDRGVIDEVVTIGNQTAFETARRLARLEGVPGGISSGAAVAAALEIAGRPEAAGKNIVLIIPSFAERYLSTALFEGL; encoded by the coding sequence ATGTCGAATATTCCCTATTTCACGCCGCCGGCCAAGCCTGGGCGCGGCCGCATTTATGATTCGATCACGCAGACGATCGGCGACACGCCGATCGTGCGCCTCGACCGGATCGCAGCCGAAAAGGGCGTGAAGGCGAATCTCCTCGCCAAGCTCGAATTCTTCAACCCGATCGCGAGCGTCAAGGATCGCATCGGAGTCGCGATGATCGAGTCGCTCGAGAAGAGCGGACGCATCGCGCCGGGCAAGACGGTGCTGATCGAGCCGACCTCGGGCAACACCGGCATCGCGCTGGCCTTCGTCGCGGCGGCGCGCGGTTACAGGCTCATTCTCGTGATGCCGGAGTCGATGTCCATCGAGCGGCGCAAGATGCTGGCGCTGCTCGGCGCCGAGCTCGTGCTGACCCCGGCCGCGCTCGGCATGAAGGGCGCCGTCGCCAAGGCCCTGGAGCTCGCCGCGGAGAATCCCGGATCGGTCATTCCGCAACAATTCGAGAATCCGGCCAATCCCGAGATCCACCGGCTCACGACGGCCGAGGAGATCTGGAACGACACGGCGGGCGCGATCGACTATTTCGTCTCCGGCGTCGGCACGGGCGGCACGATCACCGGCGTCGGCCAAGCGCTCAAGACCCGCAAGCCTGATTTGCGCATTGTCGCCGTTGAGCCGGAAGACTCCGCGGTGCTCTCCGGGCGCCCGCCGGGACCGCATAAGATCCAGGGAATCGGTGCGGGCTTCGTGCCGTCGATCCTCGACCGCGGCGTGATCGACGAAGTCGTCACGATCGGAAATCAGACGGCCTTCGAGACCGCGCGGCGGCTTGCGCGCCTCGAGGGCGTGCCCGGCGGCATCTCGTCAGGGGCGGCCGTCGCCGCCGCGCTCGAGATCGCCGGGCGGCCCGAAGCCGCGGGCAAGAACATCGTGCTGATCATTCCCTCCTTCGCGGAGCGCTATCTGTCGACGGCGCTGTTCGAAGGGCTTTGA
- a CDS encoding MBL fold metallo-hydrolase produces the protein MTQNPIDFETRFPPERDARPVRVSPLTRRLVAPNGGPFTYTGTCAYIVGAGEVAIVDPGPKSAAHVEALLEAVAGERLAAILVTHTHRDHAPAAALLRDRTGAPIVGCAPYRAAERRNIEGPALDAAHDANYAPDRVLEDGETLAVGGATLQAVATPGHTANHLCFALMEEQTLFTGDHVMAWATTVIAPPDGSMRAYMRSVEKLLARDDRLYWPAHGGPIADPRPFLRALLLHRRQREASILRRLEAGDATIPSIVDKIYAGVDKRLHAAAAMVVLAHLEDLVERGEAAAPEGLGLFARYARV, from the coding sequence ATGACCCAGAATCCAATCGACTTCGAAACGCGCTTCCCGCCCGAGCGGGACGCGCGACCCGTCCGTGTATCTCCCCTGACGCGGCGGCTCGTCGCGCCGAACGGCGGCCCTTTCACCTATACCGGAACCTGCGCCTATATCGTCGGCGCCGGCGAGGTGGCGATCGTCGATCCCGGACCGAAGAGCGCGGCGCATGTCGAGGCTCTGCTCGAAGCGGTCGCAGGCGAAAGGCTCGCCGCAATCCTCGTCACGCACACCCATCGCGATCACGCGCCGGCCGCGGCTCTTCTGCGCGATCGCACGGGCGCGCCGATCGTCGGCTGCGCGCCCTATCGCGCGGCCGAGAGGAGAAACATCGAAGGACCGGCTCTCGACGCCGCGCATGACGCGAATTACGCGCCGGATCGCGTTCTCGAGGACGGTGAAACTCTTGCGGTCGGCGGAGCGACTCTGCAGGCGGTCGCGACGCCCGGACACACGGCCAATCACCTCTGCTTCGCGCTCATGGAGGAGCAGACCCTGTTCACCGGGGACCATGTGATGGCCTGGGCGACGACCGTGATCGCGCCGCCCGACGGATCGATGCGCGCCTATATGCGGTCGGTCGAAAAGCTGCTCGCGCGCGACGATCGCCTCTATTGGCCCGCTCATGGCGGGCCGATCGCCGATCCGCGCCCCTTTCTACGCGCGCTGCTGCTGCACCGCCGGCAACGCGAGGCGTCTATTCTGCGACGGCTGGAGGCGGGCGACGCGACGATCCCGTCGATTGTCGACAAGATCTATGCCGGGGTGGACAAGCGGCTGCACGCCGCGGCGGCGATGGTCGTGCTGGCGCATCTCGAGGATCTCGTAGAGCGCGGCGAGGCAGCCGCCCCCGAAGGGCTAGGGCTCTTCGCGCGCTACGCGAGGGTGTGA
- a CDS encoding FtsB family cell division protein, giving the protein MYRLAAIARSFALPFGLHGLAALLSCYFVWQGLNGHRGLKAGEEYQQQLDKLRYERNLFKMQRLQWERRIALIRGETIDSDILDEEARAQLDRAHKHDVVILTPRASRTP; this is encoded by the coding sequence ATGTATCGCCTGGCCGCCATAGCGCGTTCTTTCGCCCTGCCTTTCGGGCTGCACGGGCTTGCCGCGCTTCTTTCCTGCTACTTCGTCTGGCAGGGATTGAACGGCCACCGCGGCCTCAAGGCCGGCGAGGAATATCAGCAGCAGCTCGATAAGCTGCGCTATGAGCGCAACCTCTTCAAGATGCAGCGTTTGCAGTGGGAGCGGCGGATTGCGTTGATTCGCGGCGAGACCATCGACTCCGACATTCTCGACGAAGAGGCGCGCGCTCAGCTCGATCGCGCGCATAAGCACGACGTGGTGATCTTGACGCCGCGCGCCAGCCGGACGCCGTGA
- a CDS encoding PopZ family protein, with the protein MEEILTSIRRLIAEDEAELGAAPPPSDGRRPLTDRVARAWAAAPVASTARAPQPLRGSAALEVGSRLSPAAAEIRGREPAGRVPGALEAETPLVDEAQVADVADPMTATLAHISPKPVAFDVVSAVEEPQGAGAFVEAEAPEVEAEAPESEPALVSAETAASVTAQFQSLVASKVLNDTGLLHEYAREMLRPMLKAWLDDHLPALVERLVRAEIERVARGGRR; encoded by the coding sequence ATGGAGGAAATTCTCACCTCCATCCGTCGTCTGATCGCCGAGGATGAGGCTGAGCTCGGCGCCGCGCCGCCGCCGAGCGACGGGCGCCGACCCCTGACGGATCGGGTCGCGAGGGCATGGGCCGCCGCGCCGGTCGCGTCCACGGCGAGAGCGCCGCAGCCGCTGCGGGGGTCCGCGGCGCTTGAGGTCGGCTCTCGGCTCTCTCCTGCCGCGGCTGAGATTCGAGGGCGCGAGCCCGCCGGCCGCGTTCCGGGAGCGCTGGAGGCGGAAACGCCGCTCGTCGATGAGGCTCAGGTCGCAGACGTCGCCGATCCGATGACTGCGACGCTCGCGCACATCTCGCCGAAACCCGTGGCGTTCGACGTGGTTTCCGCTGTGGAGGAACCGCAGGGGGCGGGGGCCTTCGTCGAGGCGGAAGCGCCTGAAGTCGAAGCGGAAGCGCCGGAAAGCGAGCCGGCGCTCGTCTCCGCCGAGACCGCCGCCTCGGTCACCGCGCAGTTTCAGTCGCTCGTGGCCAGCAAGGTGCTCAACGACACCGGCTTGCTGCACGAATACGCCCGCGAAATGCTGCGACCCATGCTCAAGGCTTGGCTCGACGATCATCTTCCGGCGCTGGTGGAGCGGCTGGTGCGGGCGGAGATCGAGCGCGTCGCCCGCGGCGGACGGCGCTGA
- a CDS encoding protein-L-isoaspartate O-methyltransferase family protein, producing the protein MLMNATITEPLGAGTAAARRVMVERQLRPYDVTDLEVLNRFLAVPREIFLPRHLAPVAYSDLSIEAANGDRWEPAPLVLARFLQIADIRPHHKVLHIAGGEGYAAALLAGLAGEVVALESDEKLAAKARENLAKVSASVRVVTGPLAKGAPAEAPFDVILVQGAVEYGLEGLISQLKPDGRLLAFKRHDPRAGMKAVRIDLSEGRVAGERPVFDAAAPVLEEFAKPAAFVL; encoded by the coding sequence ATGCTCATGAACGCGACGATCACGGAACCCCTCGGCGCGGGGACCGCCGCAGCGCGGCGCGTTATGGTCGAGCGACAGTTGCGACCCTACGACGTGACGGACCTCGAGGTGCTGAACCGCTTCCTCGCGGTTCCTCGCGAAATCTTCCTGCCGCGACATCTCGCGCCCGTCGCTTATTCCGATCTCTCGATCGAAGCGGCGAATGGCGACCGCTGGGAGCCCGCCCCGCTCGTTCTCGCGCGTTTCCTGCAGATCGCCGACATTCGTCCCCATCACAAGGTTCTGCACATTGCGGGCGGCGAAGGCTATGCCGCGGCGCTGCTTGCGGGACTTGCGGGCGAGGTCGTGGCGCTCGAATCCGACGAAAAGCTCGCCGCCAAGGCGCGGGAGAATCTTGCGAAGGTGAGCGCCTCCGTGCGCGTCGTGACCGGCCCGCTCGCCAAAGGAGCGCCCGCCGAAGCTCCCTTCGACGTCATTCTCGTCCAGGGCGCAGTGGAGTACGGACTGGAAGGGCTCATTTCCCAGCTCAAGCCCGACGGGCGCCTTCTGGCCTTCAAACGTCATGATCCCCGTGCGGGCATGAAGGCCGTGCGGATCGATCTGAGCGAGGGCCGGGTTGCGGGCGAGCGGCCTGTGTTCGACGCGGCCGCGCCGGTCTTGGAAGAATTTGCGAAGCCCGCGGCCTTCGTCCTCTGA
- a CDS encoding RidA family protein yields MAKTKRIGAGARMSKAVVHGDLIFTAGQVADKTKGEGVSEQTAEILGFIDAILAEAGSEKAKILSATIYLADISTFSQMNAAWDAWLDRANPPARATVEAKLVAPEFKVEIAVIAAI; encoded by the coding sequence ATGGCGAAAACCAAGCGAATCGGGGCCGGCGCGCGGATGAGCAAGGCCGTCGTGCACGGCGATTTGATCTTCACGGCCGGGCAGGTCGCCGACAAGACCAAGGGCGAGGGCGTCTCCGAGCAGACGGCGGAGATTCTCGGCTTCATCGACGCGATCCTCGCAGAGGCCGGCTCGGAAAAGGCCAAGATTCTTTCCGCGACGATCTATCTCGCCGACATTTCGACCTTCTCACAGATGAACGCCGCCTGGGACGCATGGCTCGACAGGGCCAACCCCCCGGCGCGCGCGACAGTCGAGGCGAAGCTCGTCGCGCCGGAGTTCAAGGTCGAGATCGCGGTGATCGCCGCGATCTGA
- a CDS encoding HesA/MoeB/ThiF family protein — MSLTSEEVERYARHLVLREIGGPGQQKLKRARVLAVGAGGLGAPLLQYLAAAGVGALGVVDDDVVALSNLQRQILHGTPDVGRPKVESAAEAIKRLNPHVTVETHALRLDAQNARALVSGYDVVADGSDNFATRYLVSDACFFEKRPLVSAAVGGFDAQITTLRPFEKGPDGRQNPSYRCLFPDPPEPGTVPACEEAGVLGALTGVVGALMALEVIREIVGFGEGLVGRLLLFDARAMRFETLRYAQDPDNPLWRGLESSC; from the coding sequence ATGAGCCTGACAAGCGAGGAAGTAGAGCGTTACGCGCGCCATCTGGTGCTGCGCGAGATCGGCGGGCCCGGTCAGCAAAAGCTCAAGCGCGCGCGGGTTCTCGCGGTGGGCGCCGGGGGCCTCGGGGCGCCTTTGCTGCAATATCTCGCGGCGGCGGGAGTCGGCGCGCTCGGCGTCGTCGACGACGACGTGGTCGCGCTTTCCAATTTGCAGCGTCAGATCCTTCACGGCACGCCGGATGTCGGCCGGCCCAAGGTCGAGAGCGCCGCGGAGGCGATAAAGCGTCTCAATCCGCATGTGACGGTCGAGACGCATGCGCTCCGGCTCGACGCGCAGAACGCCCGAGCGCTCGTCTCGGGCTATGACGTCGTCGCGGACGGCTCCGATAATTTCGCGACGCGCTATCTCGTCTCCGATGCGTGCTTTTTCGAGAAGCGCCCGCTCGTTTCCGCCGCGGTCGGCGGCTTCGACGCGCAGATCACGACGCTGCGCCCCTTCGAAAAAGGCCCGGACGGGCGGCAGAACCCCTCCTATCGCTGCCTGTTTCCAGATCCGCCGGAGCCGGGGACGGTTCCCGCTTGCGAGGAGGCGGGCGTGCTTGGCGCGCTCACGGGCGTCGTCGGCGCGTTGATGGCGCTAGAGGTCATTCGTGAGATCGTCGGATTCGGCGAGGGGCTCGTCGGCCGTCTCCTGCTTTTCGACGCGCGCGCGATGCGCTTCGAAACCTTGCGCTACGCACAGGATCCGGACAATCCGCTGTGGCGGGGTCTCGAATCCTCATGCTGA